One window from the genome of Natronomonas pharaonis DSM 2160 encodes:
- the serA gene encoding phosphoglycerate dehydrogenase produces the protein MKVLVTDPIADAGLEVLRDAGHEVVTNYDAEGQDLLDAVSDANALIVRSGTEVTEEVLDAASDLVIVGRAGIGVDNIDIDAATDAGVIVANAPEGNVRAASEHTVAMTFATARSIPQAHTRLKGGEWAKGEFLGTELNGKTLGIVGLGRVGQEVAKKLDSLGMDLVAFDPYISEERAEQLGAELSDLDDVLERADVLTIHTPLTPETENMLGEAELAKMEGGYVVNCARGGIIDEPALAAAVEDGTVAGAALDVFAEEPLPDDSPLLDVEDVIVTPHLGASTEAAQENVAVSTAEQVVAAFNGEPVMNALNAPSMDESAFPRVEPYIDLAETAGKIAVQLLDSRVENVEVTYEGDIASEDVELVTASALKGVFEPLEWQVNAVNAPSIAEERGIGVSETKRRQAEDFQSLVTVTVSDGEEEIAVCGTLFADDDARIVRVDGYRVDAIPGGKMMVARNTDEPGVIGHIGTVMGTYDVNIAGMFNARETHGGEALTVYNVDQEVPDEAREELESDDRIIETKYISLNG, from the coding sequence ATGAAGGTACTCGTCACGGACCCCATCGCGGATGCCGGCCTCGAAGTGCTGCGTGACGCCGGCCATGAGGTCGTCACAAACTACGATGCGGAAGGCCAAGACCTGCTGGACGCAGTCTCGGATGCGAACGCGCTCATTGTCCGCTCGGGGACGGAAGTCACCGAGGAGGTTCTCGACGCCGCATCCGACCTGGTCATCGTCGGCCGGGCGGGCATCGGCGTCGACAACATCGACATCGACGCTGCGACCGACGCAGGTGTCATCGTCGCCAACGCGCCCGAAGGCAACGTCCGCGCTGCCTCGGAACACACCGTTGCAATGACGTTTGCGACCGCCCGCTCCATTCCGCAGGCTCACACCCGTCTCAAGGGCGGCGAGTGGGCAAAGGGCGAGTTCCTCGGCACCGAACTCAACGGGAAGACGCTCGGCATCGTCGGCCTCGGCCGTGTCGGCCAAGAGGTCGCCAAGAAACTCGACTCGCTGGGGATGGACCTCGTCGCGTTCGACCCGTACATCTCCGAAGAGCGGGCCGAACAGCTCGGCGCGGAACTCTCCGACCTCGATGACGTGCTCGAACGCGCAGACGTCCTGACGATTCATACGCCGCTGACGCCCGAGACGGAGAACATGCTCGGCGAGGCGGAACTCGCCAAGATGGAGGGCGGCTACGTCGTCAACTGCGCCCGCGGCGGCATCATCGACGAACCGGCCCTCGCGGCAGCCGTCGAGGACGGCACTGTCGCCGGCGCGGCGCTGGACGTCTTCGCCGAGGAGCCGTTGCCCGATGACAGCCCGCTGTTGGATGTCGAAGACGTCATCGTCACGCCGCACCTCGGCGCGTCGACCGAGGCTGCCCAAGAGAACGTCGCCGTCTCGACGGCCGAACAGGTCGTCGCCGCGTTCAACGGCGAGCCGGTGATGAACGCACTGAACGCACCCTCGATGGACGAATCGGCGTTCCCGCGCGTCGAGCCCTACATCGACCTCGCGGAGACAGCCGGCAAAATCGCCGTCCAGCTCCTCGACAGCCGCGTCGAAAACGTCGAGGTCACCTACGAGGGCGACATCGCCAGCGAGGATGTCGAACTCGTCACCGCCTCGGCGCTGAAGGGCGTCTTCGAGCCGCTCGAATGGCAGGTAAACGCCGTCAACGCGCCCAGCATCGCCGAGGAGCGCGGCATCGGCGTCTCCGAAACCAAGCGCCGACAGGCCGAGGACTTCCAGTCGCTTGTGACCGTCACCGTCAGCGACGGCGAGGAGGAAATCGCCGTCTGCGGAACGCTGTTTGCTGACGACGATGCCCGTATCGTTCGCGTCGACGGCTACCGTGTCGACGCCATCCCCGGTGGCAAAATGATGGTCGCCCGAAACACCGACGAGCCGGGCGTCATCGGCCACATCGGGACCGTGATGGGAACATACGACGTGAACATCGCCGGCATGTTTAACGCCCGCGAGACACACGGCGGTGAGGCGCTGACCGTCTACAACGTCGACCAAGAGGTTCCCGACGAGGCACGGGAGGAACTGGAGTCCGACGACCGCATCATCGAGACGAAATATATCAGCCTCAACGGTTGA
- a CDS encoding DNA-methyltransferase, protein MKTTHRIVAGDARGLEELDDDAVELVVTSPPYPMVELWDDLFADLDGTVASLLSDGDGDAAFEAMHEQLDAVWRELSRVLVDGGIACVNVGDATRTLGDGFRVYQNHARIIEAFESLGFDPLPEVLWRKPANSTAKFMGSGMVPPNAYVTLEHEYILVFRNGGRRAFEPNADRRYEAAYFWEERNQWFSDVWTDVRGETQTLDNEDLRDRSAAYPFEIPYRLINMYSTYGDTVLDPFWGTGTTTLAAMVAGRNSVGYELDDGLVEAFDDRAADVPALSRRVTDERLDEHRAFIDRRRSTGESFEYRADNYDFPVRTKQERGIQLYTAEAVTETDSGYRVRHEPKTE, encoded by the coding sequence ATGAAAACCACTCATCGCATCGTCGCCGGCGACGCCCGCGGGCTGGAGGAACTCGACGACGATGCGGTCGAGCTGGTCGTTACCTCGCCGCCGTACCCGATGGTCGAGCTTTGGGACGACCTCTTTGCCGACCTCGACGGGACGGTGGCATCGCTGCTTTCCGACGGTGACGGCGACGCCGCCTTCGAGGCGATGCACGAGCAGCTCGATGCGGTCTGGCGGGAGCTGTCGCGCGTCCTCGTCGATGGCGGCATTGCCTGTGTCAACGTCGGCGACGCGACCCGGACGCTCGGAGACGGCTTTCGCGTCTATCAGAACCACGCCCGCATCATCGAGGCCTTCGAGTCGCTCGGCTTCGACCCGCTTCCCGAGGTGCTCTGGCGCAAACCGGCCAACTCGACGGCGAAGTTCATGGGCTCCGGGATGGTTCCGCCGAACGCCTACGTCACTCTCGAACACGAGTATATCCTCGTGTTCCGGAACGGGGGCCGGCGGGCCTTCGAGCCGAACGCCGACCGCCGCTACGAGGCGGCCTACTTCTGGGAGGAGCGGAACCAGTGGTTCTCCGATGTTTGGACGGATGTCCGGGGTGAGACGCAGACACTCGACAACGAGGACCTCCGGGACCGCTCGGCTGCCTACCCGTTCGAGATTCCCTATCGGCTCATCAACATGTACAGCACCTACGGCGATACCGTTCTCGACCCGTTCTGGGGAACGGGGACGACCACGCTGGCAGCGATGGTCGCCGGCCGGAACTCGGTCGGCTACGAACTCGATGATGGACTCGTCGAAGCCTTCGACGACCGCGCGGCCGATGTCCCCGCGCTCTCCCGTCGTGTCACCGACGAACGGCTCGACGAGCACCGGGCGTTCATCGACCGCCGCCGCTCGACGGGCGAGAGCTTCGAATATCGCGCCGACAACTACGACTTCCCGGTTCGGACGAAGCAGGAACGGGGAATCCAGCTCTATACAGCCGAAGCCGTCACAGAGACGGACAGTGGCTACCGTGTCCGCCACGAGCCAAAGACCGAGTGA
- a CDS encoding UbiA family prenyltransferase, with amino-acid sequence MERGTAGTRQLRRRLRDVAVLFVHSNLLISLAATSVAFSTMWLVGVSADPVPLFIVFAATLFVYSLNRLTDIEEDRQNVPRRAAFIERYGKPLFAAGVALYLGAIAVAVWLGLPGAPFLILPAVVAALYSTFKIKQRLLVKNLVVGVAWGIIPLGVGVYYGVLWTPEVLFAFVFVTVMLTVAAAIFDIKDIEGDRAEGIRTFPIVFSPAATRWGAAVITVLVAAGVVVAVATGVVSHRALVFLSLSAYVFAYIPFASRDRGPLFYGFVVDGEHVFLGAVVLLVEWL; translated from the coding sequence ATGGAACGCGGTACCGCCGGGACGCGTCAATTGCGGAGACGACTCCGTGATGTCGCCGTCCTCTTCGTCCACAGCAATCTCCTCATCTCGCTGGCGGCGACGAGCGTCGCCTTCTCGACGATGTGGCTCGTCGGCGTGTCTGCCGACCCGGTACCGCTGTTTATCGTCTTCGCGGCGACGCTTTTCGTCTACAGCCTCAACCGGTTGACAGACATCGAAGAGGACAGACAGAACGTCCCGCGGCGGGCAGCCTTCATCGAACGCTACGGCAAGCCGCTGTTTGCGGCCGGTGTCGCGCTGTATCTCGGCGCTATCGCCGTTGCCGTCTGGCTCGGGCTTCCCGGCGCGCCGTTTCTCATCCTTCCTGCAGTAGTTGCAGCGCTGTATTCGACGTTTAAAATCAAGCAGCGACTGCTCGTCAAGAATCTCGTGGTCGGCGTCGCGTGGGGCATCATCCCGCTCGGCGTCGGCGTCTACTACGGCGTGCTCTGGACACCGGAGGTGCTCTTTGCCTTCGTGTTCGTTACTGTCATGCTGACAGTCGCAGCGGCGATTTTTGATATCAAGGACATCGAGGGCGACCGAGCGGAGGGAATTAGGACGTTCCCGATTGTTTTCAGCCCGGCAGCGACACGTTGGGGTGCCGCCGTCATCACCGTCCTCGTCGCGGCCGGCGTCGTCGTCGCCGTTGCGACCGGCGTCGTCTCGCATCGAGCGCTCGTTTTTCTGTCGCTTTCGGCGTACGTCTTCGCCTACATCCCCTTTGCGAGCCGCGACCGCGGGCCGCTGTTTTACGGGTTCGTCGTCGACGGCGAGCACGTCTTTCTGGGAGCGGTGGTCCTGCTCGTCGAGTGGCTGTGA
- a CDS encoding heavy metal translocating P-type ATPase, with protein MSHERVELSAPEMDCSSCAGKVESALTDAVGVERVETRPTSGVVVVEYDDSATDVPSLVATVEAAGYEVVDTEGRMTGGADVWRSRRATLTGLGAVAMALGFLSLWGPLADPTLATVGRETTLSDVAFLVSGAVAGTPIVRAGLRSARLRELDIDLLMGAAIIAAVVADHYVEAATLAVLFSTAELLEAHAMDRTRESIRELLALSPETATVKRADGDEETVPAASVGVGQTVVVRPGERIPVDGVVADGASAVDESPITGESVPVDKDDGDEVYAGSVAEGGYLEIEATAPGDETTLSRVIELVEQAESRRTEAEQFVDRFAGYYTPVVVVLAVLTFLVPPLAFGWPWDTWFVRGLTLLVIACPCAFVISTPVTVVSGLTSAARNGVLVKGGDHLERMGEVDTVAFDKTGTLTTGELSVTDIVPAAGYERQDVLTTAAAVEQYSEHPIGEAVVEYADEQDVGYPSATAFENLTGRGVRGDLDETYYVGKPGLFADLGHDLGHAHLRSDGGVSAAAGVADCDRPGCVDLRTETIAELQDEGKTVVIVGTETELVGVVAVADTVRPEAGRVIEALSDAGVRTVMLTGDNERTARAVGDTVGIEDVQAELLPEEKLDAIEDLLAAGTVAMVGDGVNDAPALARADVGIAMGAAGTDAALETADIALMADDLNGVPYCLRLSRTANGVIKQNIVASLGVKALLAAGVPFGYVSVIIAVLVGDMGMSLGVTGNAFRLGRIDPEERD; from the coding sequence ATGAGCCACGAGCGCGTTGAGCTATCGGCGCCGGAGATGGACTGCTCGTCGTGTGCGGGGAAAGTCGAGTCGGCGCTGACTGATGCTGTTGGTGTCGAGCGCGTCGAGACACGACCGACGAGCGGCGTGGTTGTCGTTGAATACGATGACTCGGCGACGGATGTTCCATCGCTTGTCGCCACCGTCGAGGCGGCCGGCTACGAGGTGGTCGACACCGAGGGACGGATGACTGGCGGGGCCGACGTCTGGCGGAGTCGGCGCGCCACGCTAACCGGTCTCGGCGCTGTCGCGATGGCGCTTGGCTTTCTGTCCCTGTGGGGGCCGCTTGCCGACCCGACGCTTGCTACCGTCGGCCGCGAGACAACCCTCAGCGATGTTGCCTTCCTCGTTTCCGGCGCGGTCGCCGGTACGCCAATCGTCCGTGCGGGACTCCGTTCTGCTCGCCTCCGTGAGCTTGATATCGACCTGCTGATGGGTGCGGCTATCATCGCTGCCGTTGTCGCTGACCACTACGTCGAGGCGGCGACGCTGGCGGTCCTTTTCAGTACCGCAGAGCTGCTTGAGGCCCATGCGATGGACCGCACCCGCGAGTCGATTCGTGAACTGCTGGCGCTGTCGCCGGAGACGGCGACGGTCAAGCGGGCAGACGGCGACGAGGAGACGGTCCCGGCAGCGAGTGTTGGGGTCGGCCAGACAGTCGTCGTCCGCCCCGGCGAGCGGATACCGGTCGACGGCGTCGTCGCCGACGGCGCGTCAGCGGTCGACGAGTCCCCGATAACCGGCGAGTCGGTGCCGGTCGACAAGGACGACGGCGACGAGGTGTATGCCGGCTCCGTCGCCGAGGGCGGCTACCTCGAAATCGAAGCGACAGCGCCGGGCGATGAGACGACGCTGTCCCGGGTTATCGAACTCGTCGAGCAGGCCGAATCCAGACGGACGGAGGCCGAACAGTTCGTCGACCGCTTCGCCGGGTATTATACGCCGGTCGTCGTCGTTCTTGCCGTCCTGACCTTCCTCGTCCCGCCGCTGGCCTTCGGTTGGCCGTGGGACACGTGGTTCGTCCGTGGGCTGACACTGCTTGTCATCGCCTGCCCTTGCGCCTTCGTCATCTCGACGCCGGTCACTGTCGTTTCCGGGCTCACGAGCGCGGCCCGCAACGGCGTCCTCGTCAAGGGCGGCGACCATCTCGAACGGATGGGCGAGGTCGACACCGTTGCTTTCGACAAGACGGGGACGCTCACCACGGGTGAACTCTCCGTTACTGATATCGTACCGGCGGCTGGCTACGAGCGGCAGGATGTCCTTACCACGGCAGCGGCGGTCGAGCAGTACAGCGAACACCCGATCGGTGAGGCGGTCGTCGAATACGCCGACGAACAGGACGTCGGCTATCCCTCCGCGACGGCCTTCGAGAACCTCACCGGCCGCGGCGTCCGGGGCGACCTCGACGAGACCTACTACGTCGGCAAGCCGGGGCTGTTTGCCGACCTCGGCCACGACCTCGGCCACGCCCATCTGCGGTCCGATGGCGGTGTCAGCGCTGCTGCCGGTGTGGCCGACTGCGACCGTCCCGGTTGTGTCGACCTCCGCACAGAGACGATAGCGGAGCTACAGGACGAGGGGAAGACGGTCGTGATTGTCGGCACTGAGACGGAGTTAGTCGGTGTCGTCGCTGTCGCCGACACCGTTCGGCCCGAGGCCGGGCGTGTCATCGAGGCGCTCTCAGATGCCGGCGTGCGGACGGTGATGCTGACCGGCGACAACGAGCGCACCGCGCGCGCGGTCGGCGACACCGTTGGCATCGAGGACGTTCAAGCGGAACTCCTACCGGAAGAGAAACTCGACGCCATCGAGGACCTGCTGGCGGCGGGCACCGTAGCGATGGTCGGCGACGGCGTCAACGACGCCCCCGCGCTCGCAAGAGCCGATGTCGGTATCGCGATGGGTGCCGCCGGAACGGACGCCGCGCTCGAAACTGCCGATATCGCGCTCATGGCTGATGACCTCAACGGAGTGCCGTACTGTCTCCGACTCTCGCGGACCGCAAACGGCGTCATCAAACAGAACATCGTCGCCAGCCTCGGGGTCAAAGCCCTCTTGGCTGCCGGTGTTCCGTTCGGCTATGTCTCCGTCATTATCGCCGTTCTCGTCGGCGACATGGGGATGAGCCTCGGCGTCACGGGCAACGCCTTCCGGCTCGGACGCATCGACCCCGAGGAACGGGACTGA
- a CDS encoding WS/DGAT/MGAT family O-acyltransferase — MSERESLSGADNAWRRMGTPTNLMTITGVMMFDERMTYEDLCNRLEERLLRFERFQQRIGGRKRRFRQPYWETVDGFDVEPHVYHISLPEPQDKATFEAFVGKLMSRPLDESRPLWEAYLVDGAGPGEGNAVAFRLNHSIGDGFALLYVLLGLVDNPGDIELPSGMVSAPDDIGDDADSGADGGNGSDESDVASGDGQPADTDSKSDGERGSSGLPSPVSAAGTAATGVATGYDLLFGDDDPDTSLRGELGQTKRAAWTDEIPLEQVRTVCEAQPHRATINDVLLAALAGALRRLLEDRGEPVDGMELHGTVPVNLKPMAERDGSLGNNFGLVFLPLPVGTEPLQERISIIHEWMDGKRAGIQAFLMYALLTIGGHVPEYVQKKVMTLFEDRATGVVTNVPGPTDAIQFAGREITDMIFWVPQANEQGIGISIFSYDGNVRVGVAADENLLGAPGELAAAFEAEMEALLEDAE; from the coding sequence ATGAGCGAACGCGAATCTCTCTCGGGGGCGGACAACGCGTGGCGGCGGATGGGGACACCGACGAACCTGATGACGATTACGGGGGTGATGATGTTCGACGAACGGATGACCTACGAGGACCTCTGTAATCGGCTCGAAGAGCGGCTGCTTCGGTTCGAGCGGTTCCAACAGCGTATTGGCGGCCGGAAGCGCCGATTCAGACAACCCTACTGGGAAACCGTCGACGGCTTCGATGTCGAACCGCACGTCTACCACATCTCGCTGCCGGAGCCGCAGGATAAGGCGACCTTCGAGGCGTTCGTGGGAAAACTGATGAGTCGGCCGCTCGATGAGTCGCGGCCGCTGTGGGAAGCGTATCTCGTCGATGGAGCGGGGCCGGGAGAAGGAAACGCAGTAGCGTTCCGGCTCAACCACAGCATCGGGGACGGCTTTGCGCTGCTGTATGTCCTGCTCGGGCTCGTCGACAACCCCGGCGACATCGAACTCCCATCGGGGATGGTGTCGGCACCGGATGATATCGGCGACGATGCCGACAGCGGAGCGGACGGGGGTAATGGGTCGGACGAAAGCGACGTGGCGAGTGGGGACGGACAGCCCGCCGACACCGATTCGAAATCGGATGGAGAACGTGGCTCGTCGGGGCTCCCGAGTCCCGTCAGCGCGGCCGGGACTGCAGCGACGGGCGTTGCGACGGGGTATGACCTCCTGTTCGGCGACGACGACCCCGATACCTCGCTCCGCGGCGAGCTGGGGCAAACAAAGCGGGCGGCTTGGACCGACGAGATTCCACTGGAACAGGTCAGGACCGTCTGTGAGGCCCAGCCGCACAGGGCAACCATCAACGACGTTCTGCTGGCGGCGCTTGCGGGGGCGCTTCGCCGGCTCTTAGAGGACCGCGGCGAACCCGTCGACGGGATGGAACTCCACGGGACCGTGCCGGTCAACCTCAAGCCGATGGCGGAGCGGGACGGTTCGCTGGGGAACAACTTCGGGCTGGTGTTCCTGCCGCTGCCGGTCGGTACTGAGCCGCTACAGGAGCGAATCAGCATCATCCACGAGTGGATGGACGGCAAGCGGGCAGGGATTCAGGCGTTCCTGATGTACGCGCTGTTGACCATCGGCGGCCACGTGCCCGAGTACGTCCAAAAGAAGGTGATGACGCTGTTCGAGGACCGCGCGACCGGCGTCGTGACGAACGTCCCGGGGCCGACAGATGCCATCCAGTTCGCCGGACGCGAGATAACCGACATGATATTCTGGGTGCCGCAGGCCAACGAACAAGGCATCGGCATCAGCATCTTCAGCTACGACGGCAACGTCAGAGTCGGCGTCGCGGCCGACGAAAACCTGCTCGGAGCGCCCGGAGAACTCGCGGCAGCCTTCGAGGCGGAGATGGAGGCGCTACTCGAAGACGCCGAGTAG
- a CDS encoding V-type ATP synthase subunit D: MSKDVKPTRKNLMAIEDRIELSERGHDTLEKKRDGLIMEFMDILDQAQDVRSDLDENYERAQRNINMARAMEGDVAVRGAAAALKEHPEITTQSKNIMGVVVPQIESTKVKKSLDQRGYGLVGTSARIDEAADAYEELLETIILAAEVETAMKKMLDEIEKTKRRVNALEFKLLPELHEAQEYIEQKLEEQEREEIFRMKKIKAKKEEEEEENPVADTESAAEAAVTEAGQ, from the coding sequence ATGAGCAAGGACGTCAAGCCGACGCGGAAGAACCTCATGGCCATCGAGGACCGCATCGAGCTGTCCGAGCGGGGCCACGACACGCTCGAAAAGAAACGGGACGGCCTCATCATGGAGTTCATGGACATTCTCGACCAGGCACAGGATGTCCGGTCCGACCTCGATGAGAACTACGAGCGCGCTCAGCGGAACATCAACATGGCGCGGGCGATGGAAGGCGATGTCGCGGTCCGGGGGGCCGCCGCAGCGCTGAAAGAACACCCCGAAATCACCACGCAGTCGAAGAACATCATGGGCGTCGTCGTCCCGCAAATCGAGTCGACGAAGGTCAAGAAGTCTCTCGACCAGCGCGGCTACGGACTCGTCGGGACGTCCGCCCGCATCGACGAGGCTGCCGACGCCTACGAGGAGCTGTTGGAGACCATCATTCTCGCCGCCGAGGTCGAGACGGCGATGAAGAAGATGCTCGACGAAATCGAGAAGACCAAGCGCCGTGTCAACGCCCTCGAGTTCAAGCTGCTTCCCGAGCTCCACGAGGCACAGGAGTACATCGAGCAGAAGCTCGAAGAACAGGAGCGGGAAGAGATATTCCGGATGAAGAAAATCAAGGCGAAAAAGGAAGAAGAGGAAGAAGAAAACCCCGTCGCCGACACCGAATCCGCCGCGGAAGCGGCCGTCACGGAAGCCGGGCAGTAG
- a CDS encoding DUF6276 family protein translates to MNCPSCDVPLVVFDVPVTYRDYIPEGAERAGLCPECLALAAAEDAAAESRFERITSSFPTDEDAAVPLAIAVGLLDSLALNRQALEELLTDVESAGVDPLLVLDRLHVQGGTNPEFDIERRRHQLTQLLD, encoded by the coding sequence ATGAACTGTCCGAGCTGCGATGTCCCGCTTGTCGTCTTCGATGTCCCCGTCACGTACCGAGATTACATTCCAGAAGGTGCCGAACGCGCCGGGCTGTGTCCGGAGTGTCTGGCGCTGGCCGCCGCGGAGGATGCGGCTGCCGAGTCGCGCTTCGAGCGCATCACCAGTTCGTTCCCAACCGACGAGGACGCGGCCGTGCCGCTGGCCATCGCTGTCGGGCTGCTCGATTCGCTCGCGCTCAACCGGCAGGCGCTGGAGGAGTTGCTGACCGATGTCGAGAGCGCCGGCGTCGACCCGCTGTTGGTCTTAGACCGGCTACACGTACAGGGCGGCACCAACCCTGAGTTCGATATTGAGCGACGACGACACCAGTTGACACAGCTACTCGATTAA
- the serB gene encoding phosphoserine phosphatase SerB, with amino-acid sequence MLIAFDFDGTLSDSEMTVLLGEEAGVADEIDDITERAMNDELSYAESLYARAELLDGLESSAVDAAFNRVALRPGSADVIEALSEAGHHVAILTGGFEQGVERALETEGVSVDTVVANRLPARNGTLTGDAEGPLIEGTKDDALADLADEVGVSMDDTVAIGDGANDLPMLEVAGLAVGYEPKPAVEPHCDTVVASMAELLDLLEAKAVL; translated from the coding sequence ATGCTCATCGCGTTCGACTTCGACGGGACGCTCTCGGATTCAGAGATGACGGTGCTGCTCGGCGAGGAAGCCGGCGTCGCCGACGAGATCGACGATATCACCGAGCGGGCAATGAACGACGAACTCTCCTACGCTGAGAGCCTCTACGCCCGAGCCGAGCTGCTCGATGGACTCGAATCGTCGGCGGTCGACGCCGCCTTCAACCGCGTGGCGCTTCGTCCCGGCAGCGCAGACGTCATCGAAGCGCTCTCGGAGGCCGGCCACCACGTCGCCATCCTGACCGGCGGCTTCGAGCAGGGCGTCGAGCGCGCACTCGAAACCGAGGGGGTCAGCGTTGATACGGTCGTCGCCAACCGACTGCCGGCGCGGAACGGAACGCTGACCGGCGACGCCGAGGGACCGCTCATCGAAGGCACCAAGGACGACGCGCTCGCCGACCTCGCCGACGAAGTCGGCGTCAGCATGGACGACACCGTGGCTATCGGCGACGGAGCCAACGACCTCCCGATGCTGGAGGTCGCCGGGCTGGCGGTCGGCTACGAGCCGAAGCCGGCCGTCGAGCCGCATTGTGACACCGTCGTCGCCTCGATGGCCGAGTTGCTCGACCTGCTTGAGGCGAAGGCGGTCCTGTAA
- the prf1 gene encoding peptide chain release factor aRF-1, with amino-acid sequence MSEDDGEPSDKQKYEFQKVIEELDEYSGSGTQLVSIYVPEDRQISDVVQHVTQEHSEAANIKSKQTRTAVQDALKSLKDRLKYYDTFPPDRGMVLFSGAVDAGGGQTDMVTEVLESPPDPIQSFRYHCDSHFLTEPLQEMLGDKGLYGLVVLDRREANVGWLKGKRVEPVKSASSLVPGKQRKGGQSAQRFARLRLEAIDNFYQEVAEMADDLFVPKRHEMDGILVGGPSPTKDEFLDGDYLHHELQDMVLGKFDISYTDESGLYDLVDAAEDVLAETEVMKDKAEMEEFFEQLHDGQKATYGFDATRQNLMMGSVDRLLISEDLRKDVVTFDCGSREEYELIDRRADTPDHTCEDGSEGEAVEREDAIDHLMELAEQRGSDVKFISTDFEKGEQLLTAFGGIAGILRYSTGV; translated from the coding sequence ATGAGCGAAGACGACGGGGAGCCGTCAGACAAACAGAAATACGAGTTCCAGAAGGTAATCGAGGAACTCGACGAGTATTCGGGCTCCGGGACCCAGCTCGTCTCGATTTACGTCCCCGAAGACCGACAAATAAGCGACGTGGTCCAACACGTCACACAGGAGCACAGCGAAGCCGCGAACATCAAATCAAAGCAGACCCGGACTGCGGTACAGGATGCTCTCAAGAGTCTCAAGGATCGGCTGAAGTACTACGATACCTTCCCGCCGGACAGGGGGATGGTGCTGTTTTCGGGCGCGGTCGATGCCGGCGGTGGCCAAACCGACATGGTCACGGAAGTGCTTGAGTCGCCGCCGGACCCGATTCAGTCGTTCCGGTACCACTGTGACTCGCATTTTCTCACCGAGCCGCTGCAGGAGATGCTTGGCGACAAGGGCCTCTACGGGCTCGTTGTCCTCGACCGCCGAGAGGCCAACGTCGGCTGGCTGAAGGGCAAGCGTGTCGAGCCGGTCAAGTCCGCCTCCTCGCTGGTGCCGGGCAAGCAGCGGAAAGGTGGCCAGTCCGCCCAGCGATTCGCCCGCCTGCGGCTCGAAGCCATCGACAACTTCTATCAGGAGGTCGCCGAGATGGCTGACGACCTCTTCGTTCCGAAGCGCCACGAGATGGACGGCATCCTCGTCGGTGGGCCTTCGCCGACAAAGGACGAATTCCTCGACGGCGACTACCTCCACCACGAGCTACAGGACATGGTGTTGGGCAAGTTCGACATCTCCTACACCGACGAGTCGGGGCTGTACGACCTCGTCGACGCCGCCGAGGACGTCCTCGCCGAGACGGAGGTCATGAAAGATAAGGCCGAAATGGAGGAGTTCTTCGAGCAGCTCCACGACGGCCAGAAGGCGACCTACGGCTTCGATGCGACCAGACAGAACCTGATGATGGGGTCGGTCGACCGGCTGCTCATCAGCGAAGACCTCCGAAAGGATGTCGTCACCTTCGATTGCGGCAGCCGCGAAGAGTACGAACTCATCGACCGCCGGGCCGACACGCCCGACCACACCTGCGAGGACGGCTCCGAGGGCGAGGCCGTCGAACGGGAAGACGCCATCGACCACCTGATGGAACTGGCCGAACAGCGCGGCTCCGACGTGAAATTCATCTCGACGGACTTCGAGAAGGGCGAACAGCTACTGACCGCCTTCGGCGGCATCGCTGGCATCCTCCGATACTCGACCGGCGTTTAA